One window of the Nocardia huaxiensis genome contains the following:
- a CDS encoding transglycosylase domain-containing protein has product MLVSSSRKRQRGEPAPYATMAGWNELAAANSRRQPSHSRPRRRQKPPKTSKRQEGSRRPRASRGRRVLRVFTMLFVIFAVIPALLVGLAYWSAEIPDPNAVQTNQIATILTADGQNVIAKVVPPEGNRVPVPLTDVPEPVRLAMLSAEDRNFYTNPGYSTSAFVRAARDNLMGKEDAGGGSTITQQYVKNAFLTSERTMSRKMRELIISAKMARQWSKDEILEAYFNTIYYGRGAYGISAAARAYFAKSVPELTLAEGAVLAAVVRTPSILDPETHLDALQSRWHYVLDGMIEMGVLNRSERAATQFPTIVPVTEVADTAPRGPEGLIRAQVLRELRTSGISEHELNTGALQIFTTIDTRAQQAALDAVGDNLDGQPTELRTAVVSIDPRSGAVRAYYGGPDGIGFDFAQAPLQTGSAFKTFAVLAALQQGISLSYKIDSGPITVNGEKIQNVGGETCGTCPLSEAFKRSLNTSFYRLSQALFEGPKAIANAAHQAGIPESIPGVGKTLTEEGGPPLPAIVLGAYSVRPIDMASAYATLAASGVYHEPYFVQKVVTGDGRVLLDRGEPGRGEQRIQSTVADTVTSAMQPIAAYSNGHALAGNRPSAAKTGTTQLNDTDSNKDAWMVGFTPSLSTAVWVGTEQSQPIRTARGSSIYGSMLPADIWKATMDGALEGTPVEQFPSPAPIAGAPPADGNWDILNPGNGAQQDPVVVIPPAPEPKQVEIFPGLSIPVPG; this is encoded by the coding sequence ATGCTCGTGAGCTCTTCCCGAAAACGGCAGCGTGGCGAACCGGCTCCGTACGCCACGATGGCCGGGTGGAACGAGCTCGCGGCCGCGAACTCCCGGCGGCAGCCTTCGCACAGCAGGCCCCGGCGACGTCAGAAACCGCCCAAAACGTCCAAGCGGCAGGAGGGTTCGCGGCGGCCGCGCGCCTCCCGGGGGCGACGGGTCTTACGGGTGTTCACCATGCTGTTCGTGATTTTCGCCGTGATCCCCGCGCTGCTCGTCGGCCTCGCGTACTGGAGCGCCGAGATCCCGGACCCGAATGCGGTGCAGACCAACCAGATCGCCACCATCCTCACCGCGGACGGCCAGAACGTCATCGCGAAAGTCGTTCCCCCGGAGGGCAATCGCGTCCCCGTCCCGCTCACCGACGTGCCCGAACCGGTGCGCCTGGCCATGCTCTCCGCCGAGGACCGCAACTTCTACACCAACCCCGGCTACTCCACCTCGGCCTTCGTCCGCGCCGCCCGCGACAACCTGATGGGCAAGGAGGACGCCGGCGGCGGCTCCACCATTACCCAGCAGTATGTGAAGAACGCCTTCCTCACCTCCGAGCGCACCATGAGCCGCAAGATGCGCGAACTCATCATCTCCGCCAAGATGGCGCGCCAGTGGAGCAAGGACGAGATCCTCGAGGCCTACTTCAACACCATCTACTACGGCCGTGGCGCGTACGGCATCTCGGCCGCCGCGCGCGCGTACTTCGCGAAATCCGTTCCGGAACTGACCCTCGCCGAGGGCGCGGTGCTGGCCGCCGTGGTGCGCACCCCGTCCATCCTCGACCCGGAAACCCACCTGGACGCCCTGCAGAGCCGCTGGCACTACGTACTCGACGGCATGATCGAAATGGGCGTGCTGAACCGCTCCGAGCGCGCCGCCACCCAGTTCCCCACCATCGTGCCGGTCACCGAGGTCGCCGATACCGCCCCGCGCGGCCCGGAGGGCCTGATCCGCGCCCAGGTGCTGCGCGAACTGCGCACCTCCGGCATCAGCGAGCACGAGTTGAACACCGGTGCGCTGCAGATCTTCACAACCATCGACACCCGCGCCCAGCAGGCCGCCCTCGACGCCGTCGGCGACAACCTCGACGGCCAGCCGACCGAACTGCGCACCGCGGTGGTGTCCATCGATCCGCGCTCGGGCGCGGTGCGCGCCTACTACGGCGGCCCCGACGGCATCGGCTTCGACTTCGCGCAGGCCCCGCTGCAAACCGGTTCGGCCTTCAAGACTTTCGCGGTGCTGGCGGCCCTGCAGCAGGGCATCTCGCTGTCCTACAAGATCGACAGCGGTCCCATCACCGTCAATGGCGAGAAGATCCAGAACGTGGGCGGCGAGACCTGCGGCACCTGCCCGCTGTCCGAGGCGTTCAAGCGCTCGCTCAACACCAGCTTCTACCGGCTCAGCCAGGCCCTGTTCGAAGGCCCCAAGGCCATCGCCAACGCGGCGCACCAGGCCGGCATCCCGGAATCGATTCCGGGCGTGGGCAAGACGCTCACCGAGGAGGGCGGGCCGCCGCTGCCCGCCATCGTGCTCGGCGCGTACTCCGTGCGCCCCATCGACATGGCCTCGGCCTACGCCACCCTCGCCGCCTCCGGCGTGTACCACGAACCCTATTTCGTGCAGAAGGTCGTGACCGGCGACGGCCGGGTGCTGCTGGACCGCGGTGAACCGGGCCGCGGCGAACAGCGCATCCAGTCCACTGTCGCCGATACCGTCACCTCGGCCATGCAGCCCATCGCCGCCTACTCCAACGGCCACGCCCTGGCCGGGAACCGGCCGTCCGCGGCCAAGACCGGCACCACACAGCTCAACGACACCGACAGCAACAAGGACGCCTGGATGGTCGGCTTCACGCCTTCGCTGTCCACCGCCGTCTGGGTGGGAACCGAACAGTCCCAGCCGATTCGGACCGCGCGCGGTTCCTCGATCTACGGATCGATGCTGCCCGCCGACATCTGGAAGGCCACCATGGACGGCGCGCTGGAAGGCACTCCGGTGGAACAGTTTCCGAGTCCCGCACCGATTGCCGGAGCGCCGCCCGCCGACGGCAATTGGGACATTCTCAATCCCGGAAACGGCGCGCAGCAGGATCCCGTCGTGGTGATTCCGCCCGCACCGGAGCCCAAGCAGGTCGAGATCTTCCCCGGCCTGTCCATACCGGTTCCGGGTTAG
- a CDS encoding GyrI-like domain-containing protein: MNQHYPTHPSPAVDIVESATDASDSGQRWQDAGESRVGSETARDLGATPVDFHVVERHETLVAGTVLRSPALAVEGPRRVKVEEAWKRNLSRTLPGPPATAYVDHAPEIGSYLTHIVGYRCRSLDDLVAGDVLARIPAGKFALFTRSGDNLGDTIASIWRTVWDLEASGTLQRAYTGDFERYPDSRTVEVYVALDTSAEG; the protein is encoded by the coding sequence ATGAATCAGCACTACCCGACCCATCCGAGCCCGGCTGTGGATATTGTGGAATCCGCCACCGATGCCAGCGACTCCGGGCAACGGTGGCAGGATGCGGGTGAGAGCAGGGTGGGGTCGGAGACAGCACGAGACTTAGGGGCGACGCCGGTGGATTTCCATGTCGTTGAACGCCACGAGACGCTGGTGGCCGGAACGGTGCTACGCAGCCCGGCACTCGCGGTCGAGGGACCGCGCCGTGTGAAGGTCGAGGAAGCCTGGAAGCGCAACCTCTCGCGCACGCTTCCCGGACCGCCCGCGACCGCCTATGTGGATCACGCGCCGGAGATCGGCTCGTACCTGACCCACATCGTCGGGTACCGCTGCCGCAGCCTGGACGACCTCGTGGCCGGCGATGTCCTGGCCCGCATACCGGCCGGCAAGTTCGCCCTGTTCACCCGCAGCGGCGACAATCTGGGCGACACCATCGCCTCCATCTGGCGCACGGTGTGGGATCTGGAAGCATCGGGCACGCTGCAGCGCGCCTACACCGGGGATTTCGAGCGGTACCCGGATTCCCGGACCGTGGAGGTTTACGTCGCGCTGGATACGAGCGCGGAGGGGTAG
- a CDS encoding GyrI-like domain-containing protein, translating to MDFEIITMDPFLVGGLTIPLAGREVTARDLDLVNFTWDRYLAREKKVERVAAYIGQNDHAVAVLGYELKSLDDLDYGDVLTRIPAGRYAKFVVSDKPYDLLRTAWAKVAKAENAGTITRSHTAEIERYTGPTSVEVYVSLD from the coding sequence GTGGACTTCGAAATCATCACCATGGATCCGTTCCTGGTCGGCGGGCTGACCATCCCGCTGGCCGGGCGCGAGGTCACCGCCCGTGACCTGGACCTGGTCAACTTCACCTGGGACCGCTACCTGGCACGGGAGAAGAAGGTCGAGCGGGTGGCGGCCTACATCGGGCAGAACGATCACGCGGTCGCGGTGCTCGGCTACGAGCTGAAGAGCCTCGACGATCTGGACTACGGTGACGTGCTCACCCGCATCCCGGCGGGCCGCTACGCGAAATTCGTTGTCTCCGACAAGCCTTACGACCTGCTGCGCACCGCGTGGGCCAAGGTCGCCAAGGCGGAGAACGCGGGCACCATCACGCGCAGCCACACCGCGGAGATCGAGCGCTACACCGGGCCCACCTCGGTCGAGGTCTACGTCTCGCTCGACTGA
- a CDS encoding inositol-3-phosphate synthase: MSDINTEVRVAIVGVGNCASSLVQGVQYYKDADADSTVPGLMHVKFGPYHVRDVKFVAAFDVDAKKVGFDLADAIFASENNTIKISDVPPSGISVQRGPTLDGIGKYYAQTIELSDAEPVDVVQALKDAKVDVLVSYLPVGSEEADKFYAQCAIDAGVAFVNALPVFIASDPVWAKKFTDAGVPIVGDDIKSQVGATITHRVMAKLFEDRGVTLDRTYQLNVGGNMDFKNMLERDRLESKKVSKTQAVTSNLEGPLAGKVHDRNVHIGPSDYVEWLDDRKWAYVRLEGRAFGDVPLNLEYKLEVWDSPNSAGIIIDAVRAAKIAKDRGIGGPVIPASAYLMKSPPKQIADDIARAQLEAFIIDAE; this comes from the coding sequence ATGAGTGACATCAACACCGAAGTACGGGTGGCCATTGTCGGCGTTGGCAACTGCGCTTCTTCCCTGGTCCAGGGCGTGCAGTACTACAAGGACGCCGACGCTGACTCGACCGTGCCGGGTCTCATGCACGTCAAGTTCGGTCCCTACCACGTCCGCGACGTGAAGTTCGTCGCCGCGTTCGACGTCGACGCCAAGAAGGTCGGCTTCGACCTGGCCGACGCGATCTTCGCCAGCGAGAACAACACCATCAAGATCTCCGACGTGCCGCCGTCGGGCATCTCCGTGCAGCGCGGTCCGACGCTGGACGGCATCGGCAAGTACTACGCGCAGACCATCGAGCTGTCGGATGCCGAGCCGGTCGACGTCGTGCAGGCGCTCAAGGATGCCAAGGTCGATGTCCTCGTGTCCTACCTGCCGGTGGGTTCGGAGGAGGCCGACAAGTTCTACGCGCAGTGCGCCATCGACGCGGGCGTGGCCTTCGTCAACGCGCTGCCGGTGTTCATCGCCTCGGATCCGGTGTGGGCCAAGAAGTTCACCGATGCCGGTGTGCCGATCGTCGGCGACGACATCAAGTCGCAGGTCGGCGCGACCATCACGCACCGCGTCATGGCCAAGCTGTTCGAGGACCGCGGTGTCACGCTGGACCGCACCTACCAGCTGAACGTCGGCGGCAACATGGACTTCAAGAACATGCTCGAGCGTGATCGCCTGGAGTCCAAGAAGGTGTCCAAGACCCAGGCCGTGACCTCCAACCTCGAGGGTCCGCTGGCGGGCAAGGTGCACGACCGCAATGTGCACATCGGCCCGTCGGACTACGTCGAGTGGCTCGACGACCGCAAGTGGGCCTACGTCCGCCTCGAGGGTCGCGCCTTCGGTGACGTGCCGCTGAACCTGGAGTACAAGCTCGAGGTGTGGGACTCGCCGAACTCGGCCGGCATCATCATCGACGCCGTGCGCGCCGCGAAGATCGCCAAGGACCGCGGCATCGGCGGACCCGTCATCCCGGCCTCGGCCTACCTGATGAAGTCCCCGCCGAAGCAGATCGCCGACGATATCGCCCGCGCCCAGCTCGAGGCGTTCATCATCGACGCGGAGTAA
- a CDS encoding PadR family transcriptional regulator yields the protein MLELAILGLLLESPMHGYELRKRLTGLLGPFRAFSYGSLYPTLRRMQADGLIAEEAPLGLATRRARRVYNLTDTGRERFNELLADTGPQNYTDDGFGVHLAFFSRTPAEARMRILEGRRRQVEERREGLREAIKRASGQLDRYTRQLHQLGLESSEREVRWLNELIAAEQSTKAAPQKEGNIGHE from the coding sequence GTGCTCGAGTTGGCAATCCTCGGGCTGCTCCTCGAATCTCCGATGCACGGATATGAACTGCGCAAACGCCTCACCGGCCTGCTCGGTCCGTTCCGTGCCTTCTCCTATGGGTCGCTGTATCCGACCCTGCGGCGCATGCAGGCCGACGGCCTCATCGCCGAGGAAGCACCGCTGGGTCTGGCCACGCGCCGGGCGCGGCGGGTCTACAACCTCACAGACACCGGCCGGGAGCGGTTCAACGAATTGCTCGCGGATACCGGACCTCAGAACTACACCGACGACGGCTTCGGCGTTCATCTCGCCTTCTTCAGCCGCACCCCCGCGGAAGCGCGGATGCGAATCCTGGAGGGCAGGCGGCGACAGGTCGAGGAGCGCCGAGAAGGACTGCGGGAGGCGATCAAACGAGCCAGCGGGCAGCTGGATCGCTACACCCGCCAGCTCCATCAACTCGGTCTCGAATCAAGCGAGCGCGAAGTGCGCTGGCTCAACGAGTTGATTGCTGCGGAGCAATCGACGAAGGCGGCACCACAGAAAGAGGGAAATATCGGCCATGAGTGA
- a CDS encoding DUF5318 domain-containing protein — MRIQRQVVDYALRRRSLLADVYAGRVAVAEVCDANPYLLRAAKFHGRGSEVTCPICRKEQLTLVSWVFGDGLGPAAGSARTPEELLRMAEAREEFSVHVVEVCRTCSWNHLVQSYVLGHAPAPTGRRRTGTRRSAAE; from the coding sequence GTGCGAATACAGCGGCAGGTAGTGGACTATGCGCTCCGGCGCCGGTCGCTGCTGGCCGACGTCTATGCGGGCCGGGTGGCGGTCGCCGAGGTGTGCGATGCGAATCCCTACCTGTTGCGTGCGGCCAAATTTCACGGCCGCGGGAGCGAGGTCACATGCCCGATCTGCAGGAAAGAGCAGTTGACCCTCGTATCCTGGGTCTTCGGCGACGGGCTGGGGCCCGCCGCCGGCTCCGCCCGCACACCCGAGGAGTTGCTTCGGATGGCCGAGGCTCGCGAAGAGTTCTCGGTTCACGTCGTGGAGGTGTGCCGGACCTGCAGTTGGAATCACCTGGTGCAGTCCTACGTGCTGGGCCACGCGCCCGCGCCGACGGGACGCCGCCGCACCGGGACCCGGCGTTCCGCCGCCGAGTGA
- a CDS encoding transglycosylase domain-containing protein, translated as MIRRVCYITLALFIIAPSTVFLIAYSTATVPKPGDLKTNQVAYIYAADGTTVLSKIIPPEGNRTDVTIDQIPPQVRNAVIAAEDRSFYTNPGFSISGFIRALWRNVRGVEDAGGGSTITQQYVKNAMVGNEHSLNRKLKELVISAKMARQWSKDDILTAYLNTIYFGRGAYGIDAASKAYFGKPVGELNVAEGAVLAAVIQQPSNLDPEKNPTGAKDRWNYVLGGMVDMGNLSAQDKASMQFPQVIPAADAAGENTTDNGPEGLIKRQVLKELTAAGISERQLNTEGLSITTTIDPTAQQAAVDAVAKYMDGERENLRTAVVSVDPKSGAVRAYYGGNDGSGFDFANAGLPAGSSFKVFGLAENLELGKPLSTLYDSGPVSVNGIKITNVEGEQCGNCTIAEALKRSLNTSFYRMMLDMPGNGPQKIADMAHKLGIPEEIPGVGKTLTEPDGSGPNNGVVLGQYQVRPLDMASAYATLAASGVYHAPHFVQKVVASDGSVLLDRGEVAGEQRVSAAVADNVTAAMKPIAAWSRNHNLANGRESASKTGTHQLGDTGNNRDAWMVGYTPSLSTAVWIGTEQGDPILTPGGGLIYGSGLPSDIWKATMDGALKGTPNETFPKPGAIGGQAGVPSWSAPYTAPSSTAPTIAPPVITQSQVEILPGITIPVPGLAPQNQQQRQTEDEDSGGNTGPMPGQPVAPSDGSPLTTTRPAPTTANSGGGTGNGNGNGNGSPRSR; from the coding sequence ATCATCCGGCGGGTCTGCTACATCACGCTGGCGCTGTTCATCATCGCGCCGAGCACCGTATTCCTGATCGCCTACTCGACGGCCACCGTGCCCAAGCCGGGCGACCTGAAGACCAACCAGGTGGCATACATCTACGCCGCCGACGGCACCACCGTGCTGTCGAAAATCATTCCGCCGGAAGGCAATCGGACCGATGTGACCATCGATCAGATTCCGCCGCAGGTGCGCAACGCGGTCATCGCGGCCGAGGACCGGTCCTTCTACACCAACCCGGGCTTCTCGATCAGCGGCTTCATCCGCGCGCTGTGGCGCAATGTGCGCGGCGTCGAGGACGCCGGTGGTGGTTCGACCATTACGCAGCAGTACGTCAAGAACGCCATGGTCGGTAACGAGCACTCGCTCAACCGCAAGCTCAAGGAGCTGGTGATCTCGGCGAAGATGGCGCGGCAGTGGTCCAAGGACGACATCCTCACCGCCTACCTGAACACCATCTACTTCGGTCGTGGCGCGTACGGCATCGACGCCGCGTCCAAGGCCTACTTCGGCAAGCCGGTCGGCGAGCTGAACGTCGCCGAGGGCGCGGTGCTCGCGGCGGTCATCCAGCAGCCGTCCAACCTGGACCCGGAGAAGAACCCGACGGGCGCCAAGGACCGCTGGAACTACGTGCTCGGCGGCATGGTCGACATGGGCAACCTGTCCGCGCAGGACAAGGCGAGTATGCAGTTCCCGCAGGTGATTCCGGCCGCGGACGCCGCGGGCGAGAACACCACCGACAACGGTCCCGAGGGCCTGATCAAGCGGCAGGTGCTCAAGGAACTGACGGCGGCGGGCATCTCCGAACGCCAGCTCAACACCGAGGGTCTGTCCATCACCACCACCATCGATCCCACCGCGCAGCAGGCCGCGGTCGACGCGGTGGCCAAGTACATGGACGGCGAGCGCGAGAACCTGCGCACGGCAGTGGTTTCCGTCGATCCGAAGTCCGGCGCGGTGCGCGCCTACTACGGCGGCAACGACGGTTCGGGCTTCGACTTCGCCAATGCCGGTCTGCCGGCGGGTTCCTCGTTCAAGGTGTTCGGCCTGGCCGAGAACCTGGAGCTGGGCAAGCCGCTGTCGACGCTGTACGACTCGGGTCCGGTCTCGGTGAACGGCATCAAGATCACCAACGTGGAGGGCGAGCAGTGCGGTAACTGCACCATCGCCGAAGCGCTCAAGCGCTCGCTGAACACCAGCTTCTACCGCATGATGCTCGACATGCCGGGCAACGGCCCGCAGAAGATCGCCGACATGGCGCACAAGCTCGGCATCCCGGAAGAGATTCCGGGCGTGGGCAAGACGCTCACCGAGCCGGACGGCAGCGGCCCCAACAACGGTGTCGTGCTGGGCCAGTACCAGGTGCGGCCGCTCGACATGGCTTCCGCGTACGCCACCCTGGCGGCCTCGGGCGTCTACCACGCACCGCACTTCGTGCAAAAGGTCGTGGCCTCCGACGGCAGCGTGCTGCTGGACCGCGGCGAGGTCGCCGGCGAACAGCGCGTGTCGGCGGCGGTGGCGGACAACGTGACCGCGGCCATGAAGCCCATCGCGGCCTGGTCGCGCAACCACAATCTGGCCAACGGTCGCGAATCCGCGTCCAAGACCGGCACCCATCAGCTCGGCGACACCGGCAACAACCGTGACGCCTGGATGGTCGGGTACACGCCGTCGCTGTCCACCGCGGTGTGGATCGGCACCGAGCAGGGTGATCCGATCCTGACCCCGGGCGGCGGCCTGATCTACGGTTCCGGCCTGCCCTCCGACATCTGGAAGGCCACCATGGACGGCGCGCTGAAGGGCACGCCGAACGAGACCTTCCCGAAGCCGGGCGCCATCGGCGGCCAGGCGGGCGTGCCGTCCTGGTCCGCGCCGTACACCGCGCCGTCGAGCACCGCGCCGACCATCGCACCGCCGGTGATCACGCAGAGCCAGGTCGAGATCCTGCCGGGCATCACCATCCCGGTTCCCGGTCTCGCGCCGCAGAATCAGCAGCAGCGGCAGACCGAGGACGAGGACAGCGGCGGCAACACCGGTCCCATGCCGGGCCAGCCGGTCGCACCGTCCGACGGGTCACCGCTGACCACCACGCGACCCGCGCCCACCACCGCCAACAGCGGCGGTGGCACCGGGAACGGGAATGGCAACGGCAACGGGTCACCGCGGTCTCGGTAG
- a CDS encoding glycosyltransferase family 87 protein, translated as MYVSPAPLAADQRSLDDRDEPSRTDTLTAQLCTLVGGPVGDHALIGRVRFWTPMRVMMAFALLFLAFGWFGKAGCIQQTRDADGLMSLDWNNGRQYVAMCYSDTVPLYGAEHLNEGAFPYKKQWTDFDSDGRPQVRYMEYPVLSGLYQYGAMGIAKVWKASPLPGGLEVVIYFNVVAIGLAMAWLVTVWASALLAGRRIWDGALIALSPLVAVHAFTNFDALATAFAAGGLLAWARRRPVLAGVLLGLGGAAKLYPLLLLGPILILCLRAHWQEPPPSDGGRGQSPRFRGSGGGAPGSTLRSAGYTIAATAVTWLAVNAPIAILYPNGWWEFFRLNTERHADPDSIYNVITSFTGWGGFDGPLNPGETPSILNLVSLLLFLAACAGIGWIGLTAARRPRLAQLAFLVVAAFLLTNKVWSPQYSLWLVPLAVLALPQRRILLAWMTIDALVWVPRMYYYLGTDRKGLPEEWFTGTVALRDIAVIALCVLVIRQIYRPAEDVVRRDGQDDPSGGVLNHAPDPEIPWLPPALRPRAVAAAT; from the coding sequence CTGTACGTCTCGCCCGCACCGCTCGCCGCGGATCAGCGGTCGCTGGACGACCGCGACGAACCCAGCCGCACCGACACCCTGACCGCGCAGCTGTGCACGCTCGTCGGCGGACCCGTCGGTGACCACGCGCTGATCGGCCGGGTGCGGTTCTGGACACCCATGCGCGTCATGATGGCGTTCGCGCTGCTGTTCCTGGCCTTCGGCTGGTTCGGCAAGGCCGGCTGCATCCAGCAGACCCGCGACGCCGACGGCCTCATGAGCCTGGACTGGAACAACGGCCGGCAATACGTGGCCATGTGCTACTCCGACACCGTGCCGCTGTACGGGGCCGAACACCTCAACGAGGGCGCCTTCCCGTACAAGAAGCAGTGGACCGACTTCGACAGCGACGGCCGGCCGCAGGTGCGGTACATGGAGTATCCGGTGCTGTCCGGGCTCTACCAGTACGGGGCCATGGGAATCGCCAAGGTGTGGAAGGCTTCTCCGCTGCCCGGCGGGCTTGAGGTCGTCATCTACTTCAATGTGGTGGCGATCGGACTGGCCATGGCGTGGCTGGTGACGGTGTGGGCGTCGGCGCTGCTGGCGGGCCGCCGCATCTGGGACGGGGCGCTGATCGCGCTGTCGCCACTGGTGGCGGTGCACGCCTTCACCAATTTCGACGCTCTCGCAACGGCTTTCGCCGCCGGAGGGCTGCTGGCGTGGGCGCGGCGACGCCCGGTGCTGGCGGGCGTGCTGCTCGGGCTGGGCGGGGCGGCGAAACTCTATCCGCTGCTGCTGCTCGGCCCCATCCTCATCCTGTGTCTGCGCGCCCACTGGCAGGAACCCCCACCCAGTGACGGGGGCCGGGGGCAGAGCCCCCGATTCCGGGGGTCCGGGGGCGGAGCCCCTGGGAGTACTCTGCGCAGCGCCGGGTACACCATCGCGGCGACGGCGGTGACCTGGCTGGCGGTGAACGCGCCTATCGCCATCCTGTACCCGAACGGGTGGTGGGAGTTCTTCCGGCTCAATACCGAACGGCACGCCGACCCGGATTCGATCTACAACGTGATCACCTCGTTCACCGGATGGGGCGGCTTCGACGGACCGCTGAACCCGGGTGAGACGCCGTCGATTCTGAACCTGGTGTCACTGCTGCTGTTCCTGGCCGCCTGCGCCGGAATCGGCTGGATCGGCCTGACCGCCGCACGCCGACCACGCCTGGCGCAGTTGGCTTTTCTGGTGGTGGCGGCCTTCCTGCTCACCAACAAGGTGTGGAGCCCGCAGTATTCGCTGTGGCTGGTGCCGCTGGCCGTGCTCGCACTGCCGCAGCGACGAATCCTGTTGGCGTGGATGACGATCGACGCCCTGGTGTGGGTGCCGCGCATGTACTACTACCTCGGCACCGACCGCAAGGGCCTGCCGGAGGAATGGTTCACGGGCACAGTGGCTCTCCGCGATATCGCGGTAATCGCACTGTGCGTCCTGGTGATCCGGCAGATCTACCGGCCCGCCGAGGACGTGGTGCGCCGCGACGGCCAGGACGATCCGTCCGGCGGCGTGCTGAACCACGCCCCCGATCCCGAAATCCCGTGGCTCCCACCGGCACTGCGCCCCCGCGCGGTGGCCGCCGCAACCTGA
- a CDS encoding TerD family protein, with product MSTALVKGQNGPLDVNDVVISVEIAAPADLSALLVTENGKVRSDADFVFFNQPSGPGVHLQPSPGQPAALVVSLPGVPADIAQIRAVITLDDPGNNFGRIPAPTARIADGSGNVLFEYRVEGLSSESIVIALELYRRQGSWKVRAVGQGYAGGFAALVTDHGVSVNESPQPAAQQPAPPQPAAPAGGYPPPPGGQGAYPPPNQPGGQGYPPAGGPGYPPPAPGYGQPGPGDQYAPTGGYPPPPTGQYGPGGGYPPPNQPGGQGYPPPPGGQYPPQAGYPPAGGPGYGQPAPAGDRDLPAGGQTVSLVKGQRVNLRKEGGGSLTYVKMGLGWDPVKRGGMFGNRAVDIDLDASVALFADMSPVDVVYYGALSSKDGSVRHQGDNLTGEGAGDDEVILVDLTRVPSHVTTLLFMVTSYKGHTFQQVANAFCRLVDGTSNAELARYTLDGGTPTTAMAMAKLSRDGAGGVWKMEAIGEGFQAKHPGEALPQLGRFVS from the coding sequence CGCCGCTCCCGCCGACCTTTCCGCGCTCCTGGTGACCGAGAACGGCAAGGTGCGCTCGGACGCCGACTTCGTCTTCTTCAATCAGCCCAGCGGGCCCGGGGTGCATCTGCAGCCCTCGCCCGGACAGCCCGCCGCACTGGTGGTCTCGCTGCCGGGGGTGCCGGCCGATATCGCGCAGATTCGCGCGGTCATCACCCTCGACGATCCGGGCAACAACTTCGGCCGGATCCCCGCACCCACCGCCCGCATCGCGGACGGCAGCGGCAATGTGCTGTTCGAGTACCGGGTCGAGGGGCTCAGCAGCGAATCCATCGTCATCGCACTGGAGTTGTACCGGCGGCAGGGCAGCTGGAAGGTGCGCGCGGTCGGCCAGGGCTACGCGGGCGGATTCGCGGCACTGGTCACCGATCACGGCGTCTCGGTGAACGAATCCCCGCAGCCCGCCGCGCAGCAGCCCGCACCGCCGCAGCCGGCCGCACCGGCGGGGGGCTACCCGCCGCCGCCCGGTGGCCAGGGTGCCTACCCGCCGCCGAATCAGCCTGGCGGACAGGGTTATCCGCCCGCCGGGGGACCGGGGTACCCGCCGCCCGCGCCGGGCTACGGCCAGCCCGGCCCCGGCGACCAGTACGCGCCGACCGGTGGTTATCCGCCGCCGCCCACCGGGCAATACGGGCCGGGTGGTGGGTATCCGCCGCCGAATCAGCCCGGCGGACAGGGCTATCCGCCGCCGCCCGGCGGCCAGTACCCGCCGCAGGCCGGTTACCCGCCTGCCGGGGGACCGGGCTACGGGCAGCCCGCGCCCGCCGGGGATCGTGACCTGCCGGCCGGTGGCCAGACCGTCAGCCTGGTGAAGGGGCAGCGCGTCAACCTCCGCAAGGAGGGCGGCGGCTCGCTCACCTACGTGAAGATGGGTCTCGGCTGGGATCCGGTCAAGCGCGGCGGGATGTTCGGAAACCGGGCCGTGGACATCGATCTGGATGCGTCGGTGGCGCTGTTCGCCGATATGAGTCCGGTCGACGTCGTCTACTACGGCGCGCTCTCCTCCAAGGACGGCTCGGTGCGCCATCAGGGCGACAACCTGACCGGTGAGGGCGCGGGCGACGACGAGGTCATTCTCGTCGACCTCACCCGGGTGCCCTCGCACGTCACCACCCTGCTGTTCATGGTGACCTCCTACAAGGGCCATACCTTCCAGCAGGTCGCGAATGCGTTCTGCCGCTTGGTCGATGGCACCAGCAATGCCGAGCTGGCCCGCTACACCCTCGACGGCGGCACGCCCACCACGGCCATGGCCATGGCCAAGCTCTCGCGCGACGGCGCGGGGGGCGTCTGGAAGATGGAGGCCATCGGCGAAGGCTTCCAGGCCAAGCATCCGGGTGAGGCGCTACCGCAGCTCGGCCGCTTCGTCTCCTGA